One segment of Rubripirellula amarantea DNA contains the following:
- a CDS encoding glycosyltransferase family 4 protein, with translation MILDACLISPAYLFSQRSTLTSDPKHRDVAPLHLVYLVNFFAPDQVAIWEELARLVKQITILVSVDMEGNRDWKPEQSDLDVRRQRTWTITRTIKHSTGYTDVNYVHLPLDTRSQLRKLKPDVVVSAELGMRSLLASRYCRRSKAKHILAISTSEHLDEVDGGLRTRFRRSLLRRSDLVTYHGPSCKRFLEKLDVPAKKLHPFDYACDPNKPYRGDIDDSLSAIDTLRLLSVGQLVERKGMVSALERLKVWAKRNPTRHLIWTIAGSGPLEQIFRQSELPPNLSIKMTGHLDQGGLRDQYQSNEVLFFPTLADEWGLVVDEALFSGMGVMGSIYAQAIETLIVDGTNGWSFDPLNPQSLDHMLDGWFNLNLQQRYSLRQRARDTVVNRTPKTAADQLMSAIEVVAD, from the coding sequence CTTTTTTGCGCCTGATCAGGTGGCGATTTGGGAAGAGCTCGCTCGACTGGTAAAGCAGATCACCATCTTGGTTTCCGTTGACATGGAAGGCAATCGGGATTGGAAGCCCGAACAATCTGATTTGGATGTGCGCAGGCAACGTACGTGGACAATAACGCGAACGATCAAGCACTCCACCGGCTACACCGACGTGAACTATGTCCACCTTCCATTGGATACCCGGTCGCAACTTCGCAAGCTTAAACCGGACGTTGTCGTTTCGGCCGAACTTGGCATGCGATCCTTGCTAGCTTCGCGATATTGCCGGCGCAGTAAGGCGAAGCACATCTTGGCTATCAGCACGTCCGAACATTTGGACGAAGTAGATGGCGGCTTGCGAACCCGGTTTCGTCGCTCGCTGCTTCGTCGCAGTGATCTTGTCACGTATCACGGGCCAAGCTGCAAACGCTTCTTAGAAAAGCTAGACGTGCCAGCGAAAAAACTACATCCTTTCGATTATGCCTGCGATCCTAACAAGCCATATCGTGGCGACATCGACGATTCTCTATCAGCCATCGATACTTTACGTCTTTTGTCCGTCGGTCAGCTCGTCGAACGAAAGGGAATGGTCTCGGCGCTGGAACGACTAAAGGTTTGGGCGAAACGAAACCCGACCCGCCACCTCATCTGGACGATCGCGGGATCGGGTCCGCTCGAACAAATTTTCAGGCAATCGGAGCTACCGCCCAACCTGTCGATCAAAATGACCGGGCACCTGGACCAAGGCGGCCTGCGCGACCAATATCAATCCAACGAGGTCCTATTCTTTCCAACGCTCGCGGACGAATGGGGCCTTGTTGTCGACGAAGCTCTGTTCTCGGGCATGGGAGTCATGGGCAGCATCTACGCCCAGGCTATCGAAACCCTCATCGTCGACGGCACGAATGGTTGGTCCTTTGATCCTCTGAACCCACAATCTCTTGACCATATGCTCGACGGTTGGTTCAACCTGAATCTTCAGCAGCGATATTCGCTCCGACAACGTGCTCGCGATACCGTCGTCAACCGCACTCCCAAAACCGCAGCCGATCAACTGATGTCGGCAATCGAAGTTGTCGCAGATTGA
- a CDS encoding polysaccharide deacetylase family protein — protein MRIGKTILQEKIRWFHERFVSGKLPSKLGIYFHELHENQFDSIRQFIEYFRKEGYRFTGDPLEFVESEGELIVFLSLDDNFQSTFDLLELADELDVKFAVYLNTLYFRDRDDHQVRSQYRSNLRNDVDCELLGQSEVREIAKRGHSIGAHSHSHLQLSALPQAEAELEIRRCKEELELLVDGPVQHFSYPFGMRRHFNESLREYCRNIGFATVANAIPGMQHCQQQRYAIQRTGWMLDESLERNLANLCIDGRIYERLTGRSAVI, from the coding sequence ATGAGAATTGGGAAGACTATATTACAGGAAAAGATCCGTTGGTTTCACGAAAGGTTTGTTTCCGGAAAACTTCCTTCCAAACTAGGGATCTATTTCCATGAGCTTCACGAAAATCAATTCGATTCCATTCGGCAGTTCATCGAGTATTTCCGCAAAGAAGGCTACCGGTTCACCGGAGACCCGTTGGAATTTGTAGAGTCTGAAGGGGAGTTGATCGTATTTTTGAGTCTCGACGACAACTTCCAGAGCACTTTCGATTTGCTGGAATTGGCGGATGAGCTGGACGTGAAGTTCGCCGTCTATCTAAACACTCTTTACTTTCGAGACCGAGATGATCATCAAGTTCGATCTCAATACAGGTCGAATTTGCGCAACGATGTTGACTGTGAATTATTAGGGCAGTCGGAAGTTCGCGAAATCGCCAAAAGAGGGCACTCGATTGGGGCTCATTCTCACTCGCATCTTCAGCTTTCAGCGTTACCACAAGCTGAAGCCGAATTGGAAATCCGGCGCTGTAAAGAGGAATTGGAATTGCTAGTGGATGGTCCCGTCCAACATTTTTCGTATCCCTTTGGGATGCGACGTCACTTCAATGAATCGTTGCGCGAATACTGTCGCAACATCGGTTTCGCGACCGTCGCCAACGCAATTCCCGGAATGCAACACTGCCAACAGCAACGCTATGCCATCCAGCGTACGGGATGGATGCTTGACGAATCGCTTGAGCGGAATCTTGCGAATCTCTGCATTGACGGGCGGATCTACGAGCGTCTGACAGGGCGAAGCGCCGTGATTTAG
- a CDS encoding glycosyltransferase, with protein MRILIAHNSHKIAGGEQRVFESETAQLEKAGHEVIRFNPHNDEVDGLNGLTLASKTIWNRSSARDLTKLVQTHRPDVAHFHNIVPLISPSVFSVAAKHSVPIVWTLHNYRLICPGMLLLRDSKPCELCVSRSVKTPAVIHKCYRNSRTATSAVTTMLTVHQMIGTWDHIACFVAPSNFAKEKFVQGGLPRDRIVTKSNFVPGNPQTGSGDGNFFLYVGRLSEEKGVNSLLETWQKHRIQERLIIAGEGPLETDVRHACDNNANIEFVGRQSSAEVQRLMSAATATIVPSVCYETFGLVAAESFAVGTPVLASNLGALAELIRPGENGFTFQPGNPDSLAAAIDQIKTSNPDELRMNARQSYEDKYTEERSLAGLLEIYQRVRGIESSSSTFGPTVASV; from the coding sequence ATGCGAATCTTGATCGCACACAATTCCCACAAGATTGCGGGTGGGGAGCAACGAGTCTTTGAATCGGAAACGGCACAGCTTGAAAAGGCTGGTCATGAAGTTATCCGTTTCAATCCGCACAATGACGAAGTGGACGGGCTCAATGGACTAACGCTTGCTTCCAAAACGATCTGGAACCGTTCGAGTGCTCGCGATCTAACAAAACTTGTTCAAACGCACCGTCCTGACGTCGCTCACTTCCACAATATCGTTCCGCTGATTTCACCATCGGTCTTTTCGGTGGCGGCAAAGCATTCTGTTCCTATCGTCTGGACGCTGCACAACTATCGCTTGATTTGCCCAGGAATGCTTTTGCTTCGTGATTCGAAGCCGTGCGAACTCTGTGTGTCGCGATCAGTAAAGACGCCAGCCGTGATCCATAAGTGCTATCGCAATAGCCGAACCGCGACTAGCGCGGTGACGACGATGCTGACTGTTCACCAGATGATTGGCACTTGGGATCATATTGCTTGCTTTGTCGCGCCGAGCAATTTTGCCAAAGAAAAGTTTGTTCAAGGAGGACTGCCGCGCGACAGGATCGTTACCAAAAGCAACTTCGTGCCGGGCAATCCTCAAACAGGATCAGGTGACGGCAATTTCTTCCTTTACGTTGGACGACTGTCTGAAGAAAAAGGAGTGAACAGCCTGCTTGAAACTTGGCAAAAGCATCGCATCCAAGAAAGACTCATCATTGCAGGTGAAGGACCACTCGAAACCGACGTCCGCCATGCATGTGATAACAACGCGAACATCGAATTCGTAGGCCGGCAGAGTTCAGCGGAAGTTCAGCGACTCATGAGCGCCGCCACCGCTACGATCGTTCCATCGGTGTGTTATGAAACGTTCGGTCTAGTCGCAGCCGAATCGTTTGCAGTCGGGACACCGGTTCTGGCATCCAACCTAGGAGCGTTGGCTGAACTCATTCGTCCCGGTGAGAATGGCTTCACCTTCCAGCCTGGCAATCCTGATTCGCTAGCAGCGGCGATTGATCAAATCAAAACCAGCAATCCCGATGAACTACGAATGAACGCTCGACAAAGCTACGAAGACAAGTACACCGAAGAACGTAGTCTCGCGGGCTTGTTAGAAATCTATCAACGAGTCCGAGGTATCGAATCGAGTTCGTCCACTTTTGGCCCGACCGTCGCTAGCGTCTGA